GTTGATGAGGTCGTCGGCAAACGGAAAGACGACGCCGCTCACGACGCCCATCGCCACGATCACGATTCCGAGGCGTTTGACCATCTCCTCGATGTGATCGGCGAGCGGCATCTCGCTGTCGTTGAGCGGTGCGGTGTCGGCGGGCTCGTTTGCGGTGGTCCCGCCCGTCTCCGTCGACTCGGCCATCTGACGGTGGGTTTGCCGGTGAGCGTTGTAAACTTTCTTCTCGGCAGCCGGGAGAACGCGAGCACTGGTAGACAAGATTGATAACGAGGTGTCGGCTACGCCCACCGAAGCAACGAATGTCGGGAGCCGTCGACGACGATGTCCGCCGATCGGTCGCACGCGGCCGGGAGACGCTCGGGGCGATGCTGTCGGCCGCCCAGACTCATCTCCAGAAGGTCGCGATCGCCTTCCTGATCGGGTTTCTCGGCTCGTTTTACGCGCTCTGGCTCTACGTCTGGGATCGCCTGCAGACGGATCTCTTCGCGCAACTTCCGGCCGATGTCGCCGAGGAGACCTCGGTCATCGGCACCACCCCGTTCGAAGTGCCGCTGTTGCAGGCGAAGATCGCACTCGCGGTCGGCGGGATCGTGGCGCTGCCCGTTCTGCTCTACTACTCGCGCGAGGCGCTCCGCGAGCGCGGCTACTGGGTCACGGTCGGCTCGCGCTGGAAAGTGGCTGCCATCGGGCTGATCGCTGCGCTGCTCTTTCTCGGTGGCGTCGCCTACGGCTACTTCGTGTTCTTCCCGTTGATGTTCTCGTTCCTCGCGGAGCTTTCGGTCCGGGCCGGCTTCCAGCCCACCTACTCGATCACGCTCTGGGCGCAGTTCGTCTTCCTGCTCATGCTCTCCTTCGGGCTCGCCGCCCAGCTCCCGCTCGCGATGACCGGCCTCTCGCTCACCGGTATCGTCCCCTACGAGACGTGGCGTGAGAAGTGGAAGTACGCCATCATCGGCGCGTTCGGCTTCGGTGCGCTGTTCTCGCCACCGGATCCCTTCACGCAGGTGCTCTGGGCGGTACCGATCATCGCGCTCTACGCGCTCAGTCTCGGTCTCACCAAGGTCGTGGTGACGCTCCAGCGCGGCGGCAGCGCGGTCGACGCGGGGCGGGTGCTCAGGGAGCGCTGGCGCGCGATCCTCGCGGTTCCGACGATCGTGGCGGGCGCGATCGCCGCCCTGATCGTCGCCGGTTTCGGCGGGTTCGTCAACCAAACCGTGGTGCCGGCGATCCCCTACATCTCGCCGAGCGAGCCGGTGTTCACGTACATCGGCCCGCTGCTCGGGCTGCCGCGCGATCTCGCGATCGCCGTCGTCGCGGGAGCGGCGTTCGTCGCCGTTCTCGTGCTCTCGTTCGCGTACGCGCTCTACCGCGCCGCCGGCAGCGCCGCGACGGAGACCGGCCGAGCCGGTGATCCGACCGCGATCGATTTCGAACCCCTCGACGCGGCTGGCGTTCGGGCCGCCCCGACCGAGGCGTTTCGCGGTCTGAGCGAACAGGAGGCGGTCGCTCAGGCCAGTATGGCGACGAGCGACGGCGAACCCGAGAAGGCCCGGGCGATCCTCGATCGGTTCGACGAGGCGGAAGCAGCCGCGGAGACGGAGGATGAGTCCGACACGGCCCTCGACGAAGCCGAACATCCGGGCGAACCTGGTTCGGCACCCGATGCGGGGAACGACGCGAACCCGGTGTTGAGCCGCACGACGGGCGTCGTGGACGCGTTCACCACCGAAGAGACGACCGAGGAGGACGTCGGCGGGTACTACTACGACATCGCGTTCGTGCTCGACAGCCTCCGATCGCGGGCGTTCTTGTTGCTCGCGATCTTCATGTCGGTGCTCGCCGGGACCTTCCTCTGGTTCCTCGGGAACCTCCCCGGGCAGTCGGCTCCCGGGATCGACCAGATCCGTGGGGACTTCCTCGGCCGGCTGCCCGCAACCGTTCGTCCCGAGCAGGTGGGGATCGTCGAACTCCATCCGACCGAGGGGCTCGTCTTCGCGATCAAGCTGAGTACGCTGTTCGCGGCGCTCGCGGTCCTGCCGCTCCTGCTCTACTACGCGTGGCCGGCGTTGCGCGAGCGCGGGATCACGGCCGGCGACCGGCGCGTGCTCATCGTCTGGGCCGGCGCGCTGTTCGTCAGTCTCATCGGGGGGATCGCCGTCGGCTACACCACGATCGCGCCCGCGGTGATCTCGTGGCTCGCTGGCGACGCCATCGGTGCGGGGATGGTGGTATCCTACCGCATCTCGGCCGCCGGCTGGCTGGTCTTCTTCACCACTGCCGGGATCGGGCTGCTCGCGCTCGTTCCGGTGACGATGGTGCTGTTCCATCGCGGTGGCCTGATCCCCTATCGGGGAATGCGCAATCGGTGGCGCGAGGTCACGGTCGGCGTGTTCGCGATCACCGCCTACGTCTCGCCACGCGGCGTGTTCATGATGTTCATCCTCGGGATCCCGATCATGCTGTGTTACGGGCTGGGGCTCGGCTTGCTCTGGCTCTACACCCTCGGCGGCCGGCGCGCCTCGTGGGGCGAGGAGCCGGGCGAGAGCGCCGACTGATCGAACGGCCTAACTGCTCGCCCGGGAACTCCCGGGTATGATCCGGCGACACGCAGCCACACGCAGGAGGACCGACCGATGAGTACGTCCCACAGTGGACGTGCATCCGGCATGCAGGTGGCGCTGATCGCGCTGTTCGTCACCGCGCTCGTGACCGCCCAGCTCACCGCCACCAAAATCCTCGGGTTTTCGATCCCGTTCTCGCTCCCGGTCACGGGCGACACGCTGATCCTCCCCGGTGCGTCGCTCGCGTACGCGCTGACGTTCCTCGCATCGGACTGCTACGCCGAACTCTACGGCCGGCGTGCGGCCCACGTCCTCGTGAACATCGGTTTCGCGATGAATCTCGTTCTCTTAGGACTAGTCTGGGGGACGATCGCCGCGCCCGCCGCCACGTCGAGCGTCGATCCCGCGGCGTTCGCGACGGTGCTCGGCGCGAGCACCAACGTCGTGCTCGGGAGCCTGCTCGCGTACGTCGTGAGCCAGAACTGGGACGTGTTCGTCTTCCACCAACTTCGCGACTACACCGAGGGGCGCGCGCTCTGGCTCCGGAACGTCGGCTCGACCGCGACGAGCCAGGCGCTCGACACCGTGATCTTCGTGAGCGCCGGTACTACCTCGCAGCCGTCCCCACGAGCCTCGTGTTCGCGATAATCGGGGGCGGCTTCGCCTTCTTCCTCGTTCTCCCGGTGATGTTCAACTACTTCCTCGGCTANGAGATGTGTATAAGAGACAGCCTCCGTCCTGCTCGCGCTCGGTGTCGGCCAGTACCTCCTCAAACTCCTGATCGCGGTCTTCGATACGCCCGTGGTCTACGCCATCGTCGGCTACGAGCGCTCGCGGAGCGACGCCCGACCGACGGCTAGCGCCGACTGATTTTACGGTTGGCGCGCGCTCGCGCTCGTGTGTGAGCGACAGCGAACACCGAGCGCGGACATTGCGCGAGGGATGACTGAGCGGAGTGAGCGAAGCGAACGCAGCGAAGGAGTCGGTTGGGGAGGCGTGTGGCCTGCGGTCTCTCAGTTGTGTCGGGATTCGCGGTCTCGTCGCGGACTCGTGAGTACGAATCATTCCACCGGATTCGTGAGTCCGAGCCACAACCCGACTCAATCGATCCGTTCGGCGAACCCGAAGCGCGGTTTCACGCCCTCGATCCGAACCTCAACCGTCTCGCCTTCCTCTGCATCCGAAACGAACAGCGTATAATCGTCGACTTTCGCGATCCCGTCGTCCTCGTCGCCCGTGTCGGTGATCTCGACGGTCAGTTCGTCATCCACCGCTACCGGCGCGGTCATCCGACCTTTCCCTACGAGGAAGAGCTCGGACGATTCGTCCCGGGAGGCGTCGGGGCGCACAGTCCGAACGTACTCGAACTCGTCCTCAATATCGGCTTCGAGGTCGTCGAGATCGCGGCCGTCGAAGGCTTTCACGACGAGATCG
The genomic region above belongs to Halococcus salifodinae DSM 8989 and contains:
- a CDS encoding twin-arginine translocase subunit TatC, which encodes MSGAVDDDVRRSVARGRETLGAMLSAAQTHLQKVAIAFLIGFLGSFYALWLYVWDRLQTDLFAQLPADVAEETSVIGTTPFEVPLLQAKIALAVGGIVALPVLLYYSREALRERGYWVTVGSRWKVAAIGLIAALLFLGGVAYGYFVFFPLMFSFLAELSVRAGFQPTYSITLWAQFVFLLMLSFGLAAQLPLAMTGLSLTGIVPYETWREKWKYAIIGAFGFGALFSPPDPFTQVLWAVPIIALYALSLGLTKVVVTLQRGGSAVDAGRVLRERWRAILAVPTIVAGAIAALIVAGFGGFVNQTVVPAIPYISPSEPVFTYIGPLLGLPRDLAIAVVAGAAFVAVLVLSFAYALYRAAGSAATETGRAGDPTAIDFEPLDAAGVRAAPTEAFRGLSEQEAVAQASMATSDGEPEKARAILDRFDEAEAAAETEDESDTALDEAEHPGEPGSAPDAGNDANPVLSRTTGVVDAFTTEETTEEDVGGYYYDIAFVLDSLRSRAFLLLAIFMSVLAGTFLWFLGNLPGQSAPGIDQIRGDFLGRLPATVRPEQVGIVELHPTEGLVFAIKLSTLFAALAVLPLLLYYAWPALRERGITAGDRRVLIVWAGALFVSLIGGIAVGYTTIAPAVISWLAGDAIGAGMVVSYRISAAGWLVFFTTAGIGLLALVPVTMVLFHRGGLIPYRGMRNRWREVTVGVFAITAYVSPRGVFMMFILGIPIMLCYGLGLGLLWLYTLGGRRASWGEEPGESAD